The window ACAGAACGTGGAGGAGCTGCTCCGGGGAGCCCAGTATTTCAACACACCACGCCTTCGGATCCACTGCAATGACTTCCTTATTAAGTCTATCCGCCGTGCCAATTGCTTGCGCTACCTCTTCTTAGCCGAGTTGTTTGAGCTCAAAGAGGTGTCAGACTTGGCCTACTCTGGCATTCGTGACAACTTCCACTACTGGGCCAGTCCTGAGGGCTCCATGAACTTCATGCGCTGCCCACCTGTCATCTTTGGCCGCCTACTCCGTGATGAAAACCTTCATGTGCTCAATGAGGACCAGGCTCTCAGTGCACTTGTCAACTGGGTGTACTTCCGGAAAGAGGAGCGGGAGAAATATTTCAAGAAGTTCTTCAATTATATCAATCTCAATGCTGTCTCCAACAAGACACTGATGTTTGCCAGCAACAAGCTGATGGGCATGGAGAACAGCTCAGCCCATGTGACCCTGATTGAGAGTGTCCTGATGGATCGAAAGCAGGAGCGGCCATGCAGCCTGCTGAGCTACCAGCGGAAAGGGGCCCTGCTTGATTCTGTGGTCATCCTTGGTGGTCAGAAGGCCCATGGCAAGTTCAATGATGGAGTGTTTGCCTATATCATCCAGGAGAACCTGTGGTTGAAACTCTCAGAGATGCCCTACCGGGCAGCAGCACTAAGTGCCACTTCTGCTGGTCGCTATATCTACATCTCTGGTGGCACCACTGAGCAGATTTCAGGGCTGAAGACAGCCTGGCGGTATGACATGGATGACAATTCCTGGACCAAGTTGCCTGATTTGCCCATTGGGCTTGTCTTTCATACCATGGTGACCTGTGGGGGGACAGTATACTCAGTGGGTGGAAGCATTGCTCCAAGGCGGTACGTCTCCAACATCTATCGTTATGATGAGCGCAAGGAATGTTGGTGCCTGGCAGGGAAAATGAGCATCCCTATGGATGGCACAGCTGTGATTACCAAGGGTGACCGGAACCTGTACATTGTCACTGGGCGGTGCTTGGTGAAAGGCTACATCTCCCGGGTTGGCGTAGTAGATTGCTTTGACACCACCACTGGGGACGTGGTTCAGTGTATTACCTTCCCCATTGAGTTCAACCACCGGCCTCTGCTCTCTTTCCATCAGGACAATATCCTTTGTGTGCACAGCCACCGGCAGAGTGTAGAAATCAACCTGCAGAAGATAAAGGCCAACAAGACGACCACCTCAGTGCCTCTCTTGCCCAACAACTGTCCCTTGGATGTGTCCCATGCTATATGCTCCATTGGAGACAACAAGGTGTTTGTATGTGGGGGTGTCACCACAGCCAGTGATGTCCAGACAAAGGACTACACCATCAATCCAAACGCATACTTGCTGGACCAAAAGACAGGCGAGTGGAAGACCCTGGCCTCACCACCAGAGGCACTGGACTGTCCCGCCTGCTGTCTAGCCAAACTACCTTGCAAGATTCTTCAAAGGATTTAAACAACTTTTTAAGTGGGAGAATAAGTAAATGCATTATTATTCACAAtttaatgagagagaaagagaggaaggtgGCCTTTTGGTTCCTTCTTAGCGATCCAGTCTATGCTTGGCCCTGAAGGAAGAGCTCTTGGGCTAAGGTCGCTCCGAATGGGTGGAAATCCAGGGCTGGTGTGTCATTGGAGGTATCCAACAGAGGCTGGAATGAAGTCTCTGATGGGTGAAACTGAGAGTCTCCTGGGCTCCCAGTGGGTGAAATTCAGGGTTATTCTGACACTGAATAGCCAAACAGAGGCCAGAAAAAGAATCAGGGAAAATGGGTGCAACTGAGGCACCTCCCAAACACTGGTCAAAGTAATGTCTAGAAAACCCTCTATTCTGCACCCCTGTGGTCGCCTCTGAGGCATCTGCTAGACTGACAGGTAAAGCTTTGCTCAGAGTTTGAAGAGTTGGGATCCTTCAACACTCCCCTCTACCCTTGCAGGAAGGCAGAGGGGGCCCCATCCCAGGTCTGGGTCCAGAAGGAAGAAGGTGGTATGTATAGGAAGAAGGATAGGAAAAGGAGGCAGAAGTaataggaggcagaggcaggattaATTGGCTGTTGTGTTTGACCATGCAGCTACAGTAGTTTGTGTGTCATTTGTGGGGAAGTTGAGGATtacttacaagtttttctaggaaGTAAGGTTCATTGAGAACTTTCTCCAGGAATATATGAGGTGTGAGGGACTGAGCATGGAAGAGAAGCTaataaagggagaagaaagaaagctaTATCGCTAGTGAAGAGGAGTTTGGGAATGAAGCAAATGACAGGGTAAAAGAGGCAAGATGGTGTAATAGGGATAGGGACTATGGGGCCAGGTGACCTGGTTTGAAAACCAATTTCATTACTTCCTGGGTGATcctaggcaagttatttaacatttctgTACCTCTGTTTCATTCTCTATAAAAGGGAGATAATAAGAGTGTCTACCCCATAGTGTAGATGTAAATGTTAAGAGAATGCAAGCAAATTCCCAAGAAAGCCCTTAGCATATACTAAAGTGCtacagaagtattttttttaaagataaaaaaggatgggggtgggggaaatgaGGCAAGGGTTCAAATTCTTCAGCCCTTATATTAAGTAAGTCCCCCATGAAATTCTCTTTGAGACTTCCTTTTTCAAAGCCTTCATGAACTTTCctcaattttaattgtttttctttcattcatttgtataTTCACATATAATACTCAATGACATAGAAAAACTGATCAACTTCTTGAAAACTATATATAAACCATATATAAtcctcattcattcactcattcatgaaTTTACTtactcatccattcatttattaattcaaatgCATGCACACATCATTCACTGAGGTTCCTCTGTGCTAGGTCCTGTTCCAGATGTTGGGGACAGAGACAA is drawn from Urocitellus parryii isolate mUroPar1 chromosome 4, mUroPar1.hap1, whole genome shotgun sequence and contains these coding sequences:
- the Ccin gene encoding calicin; this encodes MKLEFTEKNYNSFVLQNLNKQRKRKEYWDMALTVDHHVFFAHRNVLAAVSPLVKSLISSNDMKTTDELFITIDPNYLSPATVDQLLDYFYSGKVVISEQNVEELLRGAQYFNTPRLRIHCNDFLIKSIRRANCLRYLFLAELFELKEVSDLAYSGIRDNFHYWASPEGSMNFMRCPPVIFGRLLRDENLHVLNEDQALSALVNWVYFRKEEREKYFKKFFNYINLNAVSNKTLMFASNKLMGMENSSAHVTLIESVLMDRKQERPCSLLSYQRKGALLDSVVILGGQKAHGKFNDGVFAYIIQENLWLKLSEMPYRAAALSATSAGRYIYISGGTTEQISGLKTAWRYDMDDNSWTKLPDLPIGLVFHTMVTCGGTVYSVGGSIAPRRYVSNIYRYDERKECWCLAGKMSIPMDGTAVITKGDRNLYIVTGRCLVKGYISRVGVVDCFDTTTGDVVQCITFPIEFNHRPLLSFHQDNILCVHSHRQSVEINLQKIKANKTTTSVPLLPNNCPLDVSHAICSIGDNKVFVCGGVTTASDVQTKDYTINPNAYLLDQKTGEWKTLASPPEALDCPACCLAKLPCKILQRI